The nucleotide window CTCAGTGTTCCCCTTATCACGcggtaactggtaaaatttaccgcctcaagcaacagctcttaacgcctgcaacctcttgaaagTTTACTAAAACTGTATAAGCTGTTTTAAAAAATTCCGCTCAGGAATTGTCctttacctgctgagctaaaattTAGGGAGAACACCCAATACTGTGAGGAGATGGTGGACGGTAAAACATTACAGAAACAGCAAATTTACTGTACCTACAGATTttgatgattatttttttaacaaatttatttcCTGGCTGAGGTACCATCATTTTAGAATAAAGGATCACACAATATTATTGTAAGTTCTTATAAGCTCATGACTGTACaatacaaaaaaggaaatattttgaaCAGCAGATATATTGAAGGCAGCGTTAGATCCAGACTTGGAGGATAGAGGGTGGTATGCAGTGATAATTGGAGAGCCTGGTGTTGAAAATAGTTTTTGTTGGCCCTGTGGGGCCttatatgaatattaataaggttACACAGAGTCAAGATTAAATCAAGCAAAAATTGCTTGCTTCTTGTGAAGGGATTACACAGATCTTTTTCACTTAACAGACATAATTTTGCACTCTTTCTTCTGTGAAAATATTCAACCATGATTAAATGTCAACAGAAATTTACGTGCATATGTGTTTGCGTTTGCATACCACACTCAAATAACTAGTCATGCATGTAATGTTTTTCTTGGGTTACTACActgtaattaataattattcatgacGAAATTGCAACTGGGGGAAAATGTCATGATAAAAGAATGTTCAGATAATCAgggtctggataatcgaggttgtATTGTCTTAAGAAAGGCTGGAAACTGTCATTTTTTAGCGCATGACAGGATTCTACATACATCAGGTTAAAAGATTTCTTGTCCCCTTACCAGGGATGGGACGTCGACGAACAGTTCCTCGTGTCTCTTACAACAAGATGATTAATGGTGAAGAGTCCTCATCTTTACTCACTCACCTGAAGATTCAGGAGGACATAGAAGAGCGTGAACGTCGCCGAGTTCGTGAGAAGGAAAAGAAGGAGGCCAATCTGGTTCTCCTTCAGGATTTAGCTGAATGGGAAGAGAAAGAGCTCGGGGCTGATGTTATGAAGCAACTGCATTCTCTGTGGGAGGTGAGGTTTATCTTTCAAAAGAATGAGAGAATGGTAGAGTCAAATTTCAGGTTAGCTAGagaggtttttttgttttgttttatggtAACTAGCAAAAATTCCATGTTGAAAAAGTACATCTACATTACAGAGCTTAAGCAACAATGCTGTTGTTATTATACTGGTTAGCATTGGTCGTCATTGTTCATATAGTTTAGTCATGGGTCAATCTCGGTTTTCTTTTATCTCTGACTGAATTTATTTTAACCttaatttcattttgaagtgCAAGAATGATTTTCAAATAACTTAACAAAGGGTACACTCTGTATATGCACTAATGTGTATTTTTTGTCTGCCCTATGTTACAAGAACCACCCTGGTAAATGCAACCTTCATTGTTCATTCACTTTATTCTCTTGTTATTGTTCTAATTTGGCTTGATTTATATTGACTGTTGGACAAATCTTGGTTACCAAATATTGTTAAAAACATGCAGTAATGTTTTACTGTGGTCTTCATTGTATATAGATTCCATCACTGGCAAGCTTGTTGTTTCTGTTGAAGGACTGTCTCTACATTCCAGACCTTAGTATCACAGAGTTGGAGCTGAGTTTTGTCTATGCTAACAAGTCATCTTTGCTAGCCAGAATTTACACTGCCCTTTTAGTGACTCCACATCAGAGGAAGAGGTGAAAACAATATTTGTAGTCAAAATGCCTTATAATAAGTCCACTGACTATGCACTATTTATCAACccaaaaaaaaggaacatgaTATCAAAGATAACCACAGAAAGTTGGCCCTTTCATTGTCCTCAACTAATGTTGGGAAGAATCGTTATCCTTTAATTTCTCTTATTTTGACGCTGGAGCAAAATATTCTAATAATGATGACCTCTAGGCAACCATTACGGTAGTATTCATCCTAAGTCCCAGTTTCCTGTTGATTTCAGCTGATGCCTTGCACATTTTTTCACTTGGTTTTGAAAGGTTGTTAATTACTCATTGGTTTAATTGGGCTTTGCTTTACCTTTTGCGGTTCAAAAGGCGGGATACATGCCAGAAtgtctttccttttatttttgctttcgtTCCcttatttttgccaaaatttttaGTCAGAATTTGTAGCTGAAAACCTTACTTGACGTTTGTTTGCGGCTTCTAGCGGATATTACAAGTGTAGCTCGTTACAAGCGGTAGATCTAGCCGCTACCCGGctattattgaaacccctgttaATGAATGATAATACCTTGTGTACACAGGTTCTGTAGGATTATCATTAGTTCTAATTATTTTTTGTggtattgtcatcatcattattagtTTAATCCAACATCAGTGGTACTGTCATTGTAATAAATACAGGCCTCAACCGTGGTAGCGGATTGTTACATCTATATGTACCATGAAGTTTACGTTCATGTTTCTCTTGGTAATATTTCAATAGCCTGTTTAAGAAACCACCTATGAAATTCAAAGTCTGGGAATCCAAATTGTGTGAGAGAATGAACATTTGGTATAAAGCTGCAGAGAAGGATGGACAGGAATTGGTAAGAATTGTTGATATCCCTAAAATAAGCTTGTCATGTTGATCCAAATTCATGTTAATGGTCACACCAGAAAGGTGAGGTTGGGGGTGCAAGAGATTCAGTATCTTCCACCATTTCTCTTAAGCCTGAGAACCTGTCCATGCATGCatatcactatccactggattaCTCAATATCAACCTTTTGTAATACTTATCCACTGCAAAGTAGTAGCCAACTGTTTCCCCACAGTATGTATTATATAGGCCAGTTTCCTTTCacagtttactgagaaatagtCAAAGAATCGATCAAAGACGCTGCTCACTTCCTAATAAAGGTGGTTTGAAGGAACAGAAAGGTGgcaataaatttaaaattttacctCCCTTGCATTTTAGATTTGTCATCAATATGGATTAGATATGGCTTTGTTTGATGTACTAGGTGAGTCACACAGAATTAAGAAAATGTGATAACAATTTTTTTAGCAAGATGAACACACACACATAGCAAAGAGAATCATTGTCACAACTGAAAAGTGGTTTTTCATGCATGGCAATCAGCTAGCTCCAAGATTATTATGCAAGTGCTATCATCTCTGAAGAAATGAGGACAAAGAGAATGGTCTCCTGTGGGCAGACACAGCTCATTTACCACTTTTTAGCATACCACTCTTGCAAATAGAATACTCAGTTGGTTTTGAGTGTAGTCATGGTAATCTATAGCATATGTGAAAATGTCACCATATTGTTATGTCAATAACTTCCTTTTTCAGGTGACTTAAATCCTCTCTCAGATAAGTCTTACATGGATCTAACCCTCCATCAACGAGTCTGGATTCTCAAATGCCTTTGCGACAACAGTCTTGTAAGTGACAATCTGTTTCAATATGCAGTGACAGCACATTTGATCGACACAGAGACTTCACAGTGTACTTGCCTAAATGTTTTTTCATAATTCTTCATAATATGTCCCAAgtgaacattttcttttgtttcatcaagaaaataatttgaaacttATCCCCAGCAAAGTCTTATATAGTAACCTCAAAAtgtattcattttcttttttgtaaaagtAACTCACACTAAGAAATAGTCACTAGTCTGTTCCCAAGTTGGAGTCATTAGTATGGGTAATGATGACAGTGGCTGATATTACAGTTTTCAGTGGTTTTCACACACAAACAAGACATGTAGgccattttccattgtattgacccattcGCCTCCTCTGCATGCAGCTTTaatcaaaagctttgcttgcAGGCACTTTTGTATTAACAGCTATTAGTGTCAGCAAACCCTTGAAAATAAGCTCtctaatattatttttttaccttcTATTTGTGTTATCCTAGGTCAGGGACTACGATGTACGTGAGCATCTTGCCTATACTCCAGCAACTGACCAAAGGGAGCTCTTGTTGGGATATGACCGTGACAACTGGTCTTACGTGTACTTTCCAATTTTCTCCTCTACTGATTTGCGTGTTTACAAACAGTGTCCTTTGGAGTTTCCAGCagtaaccaaaagaaaaaaaaaggtacattCACTGTCCTTTGATTAAAAATCAACTGACCCCATTAAAATTTATAGAGGGGCAGGTTGTGATACTCAAGGGTTTCCTCTTGCAAAGATGTGTTCAACACAGCATCAGTTGCAAGTATGTTGAGAAGGCCTTAAATGTACCCATGCATTAGAGGTCCAACTGAAAAAGTATATTGGATTTGATCTTTAACCTCCAAAACACCACCAAATGTGATTGATctgaaaagaattaaaaaaaacaaaacaaaatcatctATTGTGAATCAGATCACCCCACCCACAGCTCCTCCACCACCCCTGGGGAAAACAAAGATGACTCCAGCAAGGCCGGCTACACCCACTCAGGTAAAGAGGAATTCACGTCTCAGGAAGGTAAGAGCACTGTGACGAGTTTGCATGTAAGTATTACCCAGGCCCACCATtatgtggttaaatgcaatttaacctagttaacaataaagagatgctggttttctTGTGCATTGGCGTCCAGGATGGAGCAGTTGCTCAGCAGTCAGCGGTCTCAGGCGTACGTGCTCAGGTTCATGTAGGTCACACGGCTCAGAGTAGCGGCTATTTGGAACCACATTGGGCAGAGCGTATTGcagcctttgttttctctaagcATTTGTCTTTTCTTCAGCGGTAGTGCTTTCTAAGTTTTCTGCCTCCCTTCCATTGccccctttgtttttttttttttttgttttttgttttgtttgtctttttttctctctttccactgttatcacagtgtgatGGGTGCCCGGATGTCCCTCCgtgcgtgggggctcatggctgggttgcagggattgctagccatgggagcgTCTTACTGTCTAGGGtctggctgatcacagtggaggcccctggacatcccgggcacccaccttccactcagctcgatgcagTTGTTAACACACATCAGTGTTGTCTCCAAAAGAGATGAAATAGTACAATACACATTCATTGACATTACAACAGGAAGTAGCTGGAAAGTTCATTTTGATAATAAATTTGCAGGTTACAACATAAATTTTCTAGGCAACCCAGGTGTACTTATGGCAAAATTAATGGACTGTTAACAggtatattattatttttgtaccATGATTTGTCTTGCTGGTGTTCCTTTTTAGCTAAGGGAGGTGACACCATCACCTGAGCCAGAAACAGCTTCAGCTGCAATGGAAGAAGAAGATGCAACAGAGCCAAAAAATTCCATTTCAGAAGGATTTGAACTTGTTGCTTATGATATTGAAACTCTCCAAAGgctttgtgaacaatttgatgAGCCACCCCTCCCTCCAAAGAAACGTGGCAGAAAGCCCAAACCCCCTCCCCCAAGGAAGAAATGCGAGGTCGACCTGCATCAGACTCTGTGTGCTTTGTTTGAGGACCTGGAGAAGTACGAAGTGTCCTTCAGCAAGCTGTTGAGCAAGGCAAAGATCAAGATTATGAAGGAAAGCCAAGAACCAGAACCAGAAGAGGAGCCAGGTACTTGAGAGTTAAGGCATCTCTTTTTATGAGCATGGTTTAAGTTTAGCTGATTAGAAGAGGGTTTGACTAGGAAAGAAATCCCAGTAGCTCAAGATTAGCGACCCTAAGCTCTTCAAATAGAATATAGAGAACCAGCCTCCAAGTGCACTGCCTGACAAATAATTTGTTGCAacaataatcataattattatgatcatgacaatgtttttcttttcttttcttttttgtattcTTTAGAGGAGATCATacaagatgaagaagaagaattagAAGAGTGGGGCAGTGAAGGAAGCATTGGGGATGAAATTCAAGATGCAGGTGCTCAGAATATGTCCAGTGATGAAGACTTTGTTTTAGAAACTGAAGAACATGGAAAGAACAGCAAGGCTCCTGAAACAAAAACAGATCATGAGCAAGAGAAAAACAAGGGGGTGTCTGCAACACCAGTTATTATGATCCCACAGAAGAGAAAAGCTGAACTAGAAAATTCTTCTAATGAAAGGAAACAGTTTAAAGCAAGCGCTCATCCTGTGAATGAAAGTAAGCCTTGCTCAATTTCTATTCAAACAACTCCTCTGAAAAttaagaagcagaagaagaccACTGATGTAAAATCAACTTCTACAGGAGTTTCTCAGGCAAAATCTTCAGTTGTCCCTCAGGTGTCATCAGTAATCCATGTTCCATCTGGTCTTCGAATGGTCAAAGATGGAAGAGTGTCTGTTGGAACTGCAAGATCAGGTGTTTCTACTGCAAATACAAACACAGTGACTGGAACAACTTTAAAGACCTTAACTTCTGGTGGAGTATTAGTGGTTGCATCATCACCTTCTGGTAACATTAATCAAGCTAACTCAAGCACTTTTAGGATACATCCCAAACTCCCTGTGATCTTAAACAAGGCAGGCTCTGCAACAGTGCCTAAAGTCAAATCAACAGTAGCTGAAGGTACATCCAACACAGCCTCAAAGAATATTTCACCAACTGCCTCTGCAACTCAGCAATCCCCTGCTCAATTGGCTGCTACATTACCAGGCATTGGCAAAGTTATGTTTGTCACAAGCACCGGAGTCCCACTGCAAGTTCTTAGAGCTGTGCCTGTGTCAAAGCAATCTTTGCTTCAAGGAATAAGTGTGACCTTGGGAAGCACCACTAGCTCATCCCCTGTGCaagttgtttcttcttcttctggaCAGTCTTCCAGTGCTTCTGCGGTGGCAAGAACTAGTAACTCAACTTCAGGAAATTTGACTTCTACAACCTCATCACCCTCAACTACAGTTCCAGTTCAACTCGTAAAGCAAATGCCAGCATCATGTCAGCCCATAGCTCAAATAAAGACTTCGAACACTGATTTCGCTGTCAACAGTAACTCATCGTCTTCATCACTGCCAGCCTCAACTAGAGCAACAGTTCCATTGAATGTGTTGAATGCAGCATTGGGATTAAAGTCAACTTCAGGTCAAGCTAAACTTGTAACCACTGTAACCAGCAATAATGAGTCTTCTAGTCACAATGTCTCATTAACCTCATTGGCCTTGGTACAGACTGGGGCAGTGCAACCAAGTAGTTCTTCATCTCCCGTTCAATCAACTGGGCCTCAAACACCAAGCTCCAAGGTTGTCCTTTCTGTAGTGGCTCCAAATGCGGCAAGCAAATCATCAACATCTCAGCCAACAAGTAACGTTATGACCACAAGTGCATCACCTGTTAACCCCGCTGTTATATTATTGAGACATCCAGTTACAGGAGGGGTCATGCCAGTGACACTGAAGGGAGGAACTGTAGTTGTGACCACACCCTCTACGACACAACAAGTGGTTTTGATCAGAAATTCAAATGTAGTGTCATCTTCTTCCACAACAAATGCAGTAACTGTGGTGTCTTCACTTGGTGGTAAAGTAGTACTGTCTCCAAGTGTCAGTTCAACCAAACAAGGTGTATTCCAGTGTAAGCCAAAAATTTCTTCCATATTGCCTGCTAGTAAGCCATTAGATAAGGAGTCCATGACTTCTTTGGCAGAAGGGAGTACAAGTACTGCTGATTCTCTTAGCGGGCTCATCAACAGCACAGCCCAAGCAACTCTACCAATTACCAAAGAAATAACCTCTACTACTACTCTTGGAAGTAATTTAACAGCATTGGTGAAGACAGAAGCTCATTCCAAGCCCACTTCATGCtcaaatgatgaacaatttGCCACAAAAACAAATACGTCTGCACAAGCATCATCTTCTAACGGGCAACCATGTGATGAGGAGTTAAATCGTTTATATGACTATGAAGTGTCACATGCAGGTGATGCCAATCAGACATTACTTGGCACAACCAAACCATCAGACAAAGTGACAATTACAACAGCTGCTATAGACTCCAGGCTGAGACAAATAAATCTCACAAAAACAGAGGAAAATGTGCAACCTTCAAAGACAATATCCCCTGGATTGGAAAGAACACCTGGAAGCAATATTGACAATGAAAAGCTTGATTTAAGCAAAAAGGGGAAAGTCATTAAGAATAGTGGTGACCTATCTCTAGATTTAACATGTTATGAGACAAGTGTTGGAGATTCAACAGGTTGCGAGGAAAGTGATGATTCGGCCCCAAATGGTCGATGTCGGGAAGTACTGAACAATGAGGGTAAGCTTTGCAATGGCATTGCTTGTGCAGTGAGTCAGACCAACAgtccaaaagaaaacaaagtagaTTGCAGGGAAAGGAACATTCCTGCCAAAACTGATCAAATTTCTAATGGAATTTTGGTTACGAAATCTTGAACTTTTATTACTGGTGCCTCTTAGCTGGTTTTTTACTGTTTCAGCAATACTGTCTCAGAAAAATTTAGCCTAGTCAATTTCACTTGGTCATCagaatctttttttctttttgaactgTGATAAATATTGGTTGCTTAACATAAGACCGACCACAGGCAACAAAGTTAGGGTGTGACAGACATGCAAGATGGCCAGGTGCCATTGCTAGGTGCTTCCTTGGAGAGCAGagaatatttatattatttactCCCATTTGAGTTTGGGCTTCAgaagtatttcttttttatccTATAACTTCTTAGTCCAAACAGTGATTGGAAGAATCTACATGTCGTGCTCATACTTTCCCTTCAAAATCTTAAATATCAAAACTCTCAACTGGGTTTTGGTCATTGGTACAGCTGTAGGTCTGTGTTCCTGAAACTACAATCTGTttctctgaagaaaaaaaaaagatatgtattattgatgataattattattattaatactaataatattattgtttttcatgacaaaAATCTGTTTTCGGGTTTAAGAGTTTAGCTACCTAAAGTATCAATTCTATATTTGGGATGCTATCTGAGTATAGACTGTTCCACAGAGATCTAGCCAAAAATTAGcgaagcaaaattaattaagCCAAAAGATTTGTTTTAGACTTTTTCTGCATTGTGTACTGTAATTCCATCGTGTTATGATGTGTTCACTGCTTAAAGTGGAGAAGAATGAAGATGAATTAGAAAACTCTATCAGTTTTATTTATTATCCTCAGTAACTCAACATTCTTAGAAAGTaccaacctcgtccccagggtctctcttctttccTTCAAGAAGAGGGACCCTGGGAAAGGGGTTAAGAAAGTCCTACCTTCAAAGCCTAGAGCAATCTTTGTGACACCCCTTTTGGACCCTCTGTTAAAAAGTGAGTAGTACTGTTGTATACCTTTTGTAGCCACATTTGTAAACATTTTTGAAGCTTGATGATGCGATATCTTCTTATCTGAAATGTGTATTCCACCATCCAGTTGAAGGACAATGCATGACCCTTTTATAGACCAAAGCAAGAAAACTATAAAGAATTCCAAGCAGCAACTGTAGAAAACTATTTATATCAGTGTAATTAAAAATAGTGATACAAGTATTCTTAGTATCTGGATTTTCACAAGCTTGTTGGGGCCACAGTCTACTGATACTGATACACATACTGTTTCCAAGGCACAACGTAACCAAAGGTGTTAGGAATACATTGCCACTTCATGTTTTAAATCTTGGTATCTCTGGAATGTttttctcttgtctttgatTCTTAAGGCCAGTGGGCATCATGTTGTTCTCCAGTTTGGGGAACCCCAAGTGTGTTATCATTGATATTTTCATATCTTTCACTTCGTGAAGGTCTCTTGTCAAACAATGGTTTGGCGTTAAGCGTGATAAGCGTTTTAAGAAGTTGCGTGACATCTTGAAACGTGACGTAAAACAAAAGGTCACACAACAACCTAAGAATCATTCCTCAAGCAACAGGTGTGCTAAGGATCTTGGGACGTTTGCTGGTGGTGACGAACGTAACAGCGGTTATTTATTCATGCAGAATATGAAAtaagttttgtaaaat belongs to Acropora muricata isolate sample 2 chromosome 9, ASM3666990v1, whole genome shotgun sequence and includes:
- the LOC136927694 gene encoding serine-rich adhesin for platelets-like, with translation MESLSMETEESVIDGRVETPVDEKPVEVTPVQVCETRVQTPEMEKLLDQPVNTLDVTKLSYEVQQGYRVFVEMSGDSYKNVTWPFMEPVDAEALGLWDYHEKIKEPMSLHQIGCKFNKYEYNSITEVIADIRLILENCYRYNGANHWVSKLGHKMEKILEQKLALLNRSLRDKVSLEATMTLKNDFVTAAVPGEGMGRRRTVPRVSYNKMINGEESSSLLTHLKIQEDIEERERRRVREKEKKEANLVLLQDLAEWEEKELGADVMKQLHSLWEIPSLASLLFLLKDCLYIPDLSITELELSFVYANKSSLLARIYTALLVTPHQRKSLFKKPPMKFKVWESKLCERMNIWYKAAEKDGQELICHQYGLDMALFDVLGDLNPLSDKSYMDLTLHQRVWILKCLCDNSLVRDYDVREHLAYTPATDQRELLLGYDRDNWSYVYFPIFSSTDLRVYKQCPLEFPAVTKRKKKITPPTAPPPPLGKTKMTPARPATPTQVKRNSRLRKLREVTPSPEPETASAAMEEEDATEPKNSISEGFELVAYDIETLQRLCEQFDEPPLPPKKRGRKPKPPPPRKKCEVDLHQTLCALFEDLEKYEVSFSKLLSKAKIKIMKESQEPEPEEEPEEIIQDEEEELEEWGSEGSIGDEIQDAGAQNMSSDEDFVLETEEHGKNSKAPETKTDHEQEKNKGVSATPVIMIPQKRKAELENSSNERKQFKASAHPVNESKPCSISIQTTPLKIKKQKKTTDVKSTSTGVSQAKSSVVPQVSSVIHVPSGLRMVKDGRVSVGTARSGVSTANTNTVTGTTLKTLTSGGVLVVASSPSGNINQANSSTFRIHPKLPVILNKAGSATVPKVKSTVAEGTSNTASKNISPTASATQQSPAQLAATLPGIGKVMFVTSTGVPLQVLRAVPVSKQSLLQGISVTLGSTTSSSPVQVVSSSSGQSSSASAVARTSNSTSGNLTSTTSSPSTTVPVQLVKQMPASCQPIAQIKTSNTDFAVNSNSSSSSLPASTRATVPLNVLNAALGLKSTSGQAKLVTTVTSNNESSSHNVSLTSLALVQTGAVQPSSSSSPVQSTGPQTPSSKVVLSVVAPNAASKSSTSQPTSNVMTTSASPVNPAVILLRHPVTGGVMPVTLKGGTVVVTTPSTTQQVVLIRNSNVVSSSSTTNAVTVVSSLGGKVVLSPSVSSTKQGVFQCKPKISSILPASKPLDKESMTSLAEGSTSTADSLSGLINSTAQATLPITKEITSTTTLGSNLTALVKTEAHSKPTSCSNDEQFATKTNTSAQASSSNGQPCDEELNRLYDYEVSHAGDANQTLLGTTKPSDKVTITTAAIDSRLRQINLTKTEENVQPSKTISPGLERTPGSNIDNEKLDLSKKGKVIKNSGDLSLDLTCYETSVGDSTGCEESDDSAPNGRCREVLNNEGKLCNGIACAVSQTNSPKENKVDCRERNIPAKTDQISNGILVTKS